One window of the Mixophyes fleayi isolate aMixFle1 chromosome 6, aMixFle1.hap1, whole genome shotgun sequence genome contains the following:
- the VWA2 gene encoding LOW QUALITY PROTEIN: von Willebrand factor A domain-containing protein 2 (The sequence of the model RefSeq protein was modified relative to this genomic sequence to represent the inferred CDS: inserted 1 base in 1 codon; substituted 1 base at 1 genomic stop codon): MQFTYKSKVKCEILAGYMRLMYEMKFPCNIFLLLLSYASLCLCVQDLHVGPEITGKISSAGQRMFCSAPLDVLILLDGSSSVGKGSFERSKHFAVKLCDTLDVGVDQVRVGVIQYSAAPQVEFRLDSVFAKEDIKEKINAVMFKGGSTETGLALKYILRKGFPGGRNSSVSKILIILSDGKSQGSLGVPATLIKERGIEVFAVGVKFPRWAELHALASDPLDQHVFFAERVDDAVNGLCTSLSNSSLCSAVPPGCSIQSYPCERRTLETVKELTGNYVCWRGSAGPSNVFAGHCPFYSWKRFFTKHEAQCSRTVCPDPCDSQPCKNGGTCIPEEMDKYHCVCPAGFGGDSECAPKLSLECNIDLLFLLDSSSATSLETFMRHKSFLKRFIQAALSDDSPVNIGVAQYSXEVHMVVKINEYENVAELLTYVDGMRFMGGGILHRKSPALCTRHGFKSTPAFLTYVMTFLVSWSYSRGPRRRTWCXKRHYMARDQEVFLLGVATDSTKEEMAEIVGNPQNMITYSSPQQLFNQLPQLQKKICSIDAQGCQAQPLDIVFALDASSGVGPENFIRLLNFITMVSLQFDINRDVTQIGLVTYSNQPKTVFGLDTHETGSSLLHAINQATYHGGPPSTGGALLHIHNEVMTIQKGARPGVKKTVILITDGRRAEDAAVPAQKLRDNGISVFTIGVGRIQRSLLLRVAGSEKFLTHVPTYDALGQYEDIIVQNVCEEAKSKVNLCKPNPCMNGGVCILQQDSYHCECDGWDGPHCENRILRGDAHWPLGLQLRNRPQRHSSTSRHRRPSRQTP, from the exons ATGCAATTCACGTACAAGAGCAAGGTGAAGTGTGAAATCTTGGCAGGATATATGAG GTTAATGTATGAAATGAAGTTCCCATGTAATATATTTCTCCTCCTGCTTTCCTATG CATCACTATGCCTCTGTGTCCAGGATCTACACGTCGGTCCAGAGATTACCGGGAAGATCTCCTCCGCTGGGCAAC GGATGTTCTGCTCAGCCCCGTTAGATGTCCTCATCCTGCTCGATGGTTCCAGTAGCGTTGGGAAGGGGAGCTTCGAGAGGTCCAAGCACTTTGCTGTGAAGTTGTGCGACACTCTTGATGTTGGTGTTGATCAG GTCAGAGTGGGGGTCATTCAGTACAGCGCCGCTCCCCAGGTGGAATTCCGGCTGGATTCAGTGTTTGCTAAAGAAGATATTAAGGAGAAGATCAATGCGGTCATGTTCAA agGGGGCAGCACTGAGACCGGTCTGGCTCTGAAATATATTCTACGTAAAGGTTTCCCTGGTGGACGAAACTCTTCTGTGTCCAAAATTTTAATTATCTTATCGGATGGAAAATCCCAGGGGAGTCTCGGGGTCCCAGCTACGCTGATAAAGGAGAGGGGCATTGAGGTGTTCGCAGTGGGCGTAAAATTCCCGAG GTGGGCGGAGCTTCATGCCCTGGCCAGTGATCCGCTGGATCAGCACGTATTTTTTGCTGAACGCGTGGACGACGCTGTCAATGGTCTCTGCACTTCTCTGAGTAATTCATCGCTGTGCAGCGCTGTCCCGCCAG GTTGCAGTATTCAGTCGTACCCGTGCGAGCGGAGGACCCTGGAGACCGTGAAGGAACTGACAGGGAACTACGTGTGTTGGCGAGGGTCCGCGGGACCCAGTAATGTGTTTGCAGGACACTGTCCTTTCTACAG CTGGAAACGGTTTTTCACCAAACACGAAGCTCAATGTTCCCGGACCGTGTGCCCAG ATCCCTGTGACTCCCAGCCGTGTAAGAACGGAGGCACCTGTATTCCGGAAGAGATGGACaagtatcattgtgtgtgtcctGCGGGATTCGGAGGGGACTCGGAGTGTG CTCCTAAGTTAAGTCTCGAATGCAACATCGACCTCCTGTTCCTGCTGGACAGCTCGTCTGCAACTTCCTTAGAAACCTTTATGCGGCACAAATCCTTTCTCAAGCGCTTCATACAAGCTGCCCTGTCCGACGACTCTCCGGTCAACATCGGTGTGGCCCAGTACA ATGAGGTTCATATGGTGGTGAAGATCAACGAGTATGAGAACGTGGCAGAACTTCTGACGTATGTGGACGGTATGCGGTTTATGGGTGGTGGAATCTTACACAGGAAAAGCCCTGCGCTATGTACACGACACGGCTTCAAGAGCACCCCAGCCTTTCTGACATACGTGATGACCTTCCTCGTGTCGTGGTCCTACTCACGGGGTCCACGTCGCAGGACTTGGTGTTAGAAGCGGCATTATATGGCCAGGGATCAGGAGGTGTTCCTCCTTGGCGTGGCAACTGACTCGACtaaagaggagatggcagagattgTAGGGAACCCCCAGAATATGATAACTTACTCCAGCCCCCAGCAACTCTTCAACCAGCTGCCACAGCTACAAAAGAAGATCTGCAGTATTGATGCCCAAG GCTGCCAGGCTCAACCGTTGGACATAGTCTTTGCCTTGGATGCCTCATCCGGTGTTGGACCGGAGAACTTTATTCGACTGCTGAACTTCATAACTATGGTCTCTCTCCAGTTTGATATTAACCGTGACGTTACTCAGATTGGTCTTGTTACATATAGTAACCAGCCGAAAACTGTGTTTGGACTGGATACACATGAGACGGGTTCTAGCCTCCTCCATGCCATCAACCAGGCGACCTACCATGGAGGACCTCCATCTACTGGAGGTGCTCTGCTCCACATTCACAATGAAGTGATGACGATCCAAAAGGGGGCTCGTCCCGGTGTGAAGAAGACTGTGATACTGATCACCGATGGACGCAGAGCAGAGGACGCGGCGGTCCCTGCCCAGAAGCTGCGGGATAACGGGATCTCGGTATTCACAATCGGAGTGGGGAGAATCCAGAGGAGTTTACTGCTGCGTGTTGCTGGATCGGAGAAATTCCTCACCCACGTCCCAACTTATGATGCCCTCGGCCAATATGAAGATATCATTGTTCAGAACGTGTGCGAAG AGGCAAAATCCAAAGTGAATCTGTGCAAACCTAATCCTTGTATGAATGGCGGGGTGTGCATCCTGCAACAAGACAGCTACCACTGTGAGTGTGACGGCTGGGACGGGCCGCACTGCGAGAATC GGATACTCAGAGGAGACGCTCACTGGCCTCTAGGATTACAACTCAGGAATCGGCCGCAGAGACACTCCAGT